In Sphingobacterium sp. lm-10, one DNA window encodes the following:
- a CDS encoding type I restriction-modification system subunit M, translated as MAIKKSELYSSLWASCDELRGGMDASQYKDYVLTMLFVKYISDKYKDDPFGAITVPKGASFDDMVDLIGNPEIGDMVNKLILNPIKEANKLNDFPDFNDETKLGKGKDLVDTVSNLVRIFNDPSLDFSGNSAEGDDILGDAYEYLMRHFATESGKSKGQFYTPAEVSRVLAKVIGINQNNSSHQTMAYDPTCGSGSLLLKVMNEAGKNIDLYGQEKETTTANLAHMNMILHGAETATIVADNTLSRPSYKEENGSLRKFDYVVANPPFSLKNWRNNVNPDSDEYNRFELGIPPEKNGDYAFLLHILQSLKAHGKGAVVLPHGVLFRGNAEGEIRKNILKKGYIKAIIGLPANLFYGTGIPACIIVLDKENAEHRKGLFMVDASKGFVKDGNKNRLREQDIRKITDVFDAFAEVPKYSRMVSMTEIADPKNDYNLNIPRYIDTQEAEDIQDLSGHLLGGIPQKDVEGLQAYWDLFPSLKAELFSEARSGYFALKVSAEDVKATIFNHPEFVAFNQEMHQAFDQWLQQQQTEWNTLDKGFHLKDNIHQTTQSLLKHFEGNALVSHYAMYQHLMQYWADTMQDDFYSIALDGWQAGTEYTRLVVKGKKGKDGKAAMDKEIAGLAGIEGRMITPEMMIAYFFKEQADSLQNLENQLNSTQEALAEIEEENSGEEGIFSELEKINLKNVKDLYKVRKAENASKEELKYIKNYIDTQEALGGITKLIKIAKENLEIKVVAQYPLLTEAEIKDMVINYKWTPILQNALNSEQEKLSQNLTQRIKELADRYQQALPALETQTVEASQKVLAHLQKMGLVW; from the coding sequence ATGGCAATAAAAAAATCAGAATTATATAGCTCATTATGGGCATCATGCGACGAATTACGTGGCGGAATGGACGCTTCGCAATACAAGGATTATGTATTGACGATGTTATTTGTAAAGTACATATCTGACAAGTACAAAGACGATCCGTTTGGTGCCATCACTGTTCCGAAAGGTGCGTCGTTTGATGATATGGTGGATTTGATTGGGAACCCAGAAATTGGCGATATGGTCAATAAGCTAATCCTGAACCCTATTAAAGAGGCGAATAAACTGAATGATTTCCCCGATTTTAACGATGAAACGAAACTGGGAAAAGGCAAAGATTTGGTGGATACCGTTTCGAACTTAGTGCGTATTTTTAATGATCCAAGTTTGGATTTCTCCGGAAATTCCGCGGAGGGTGACGATATTTTGGGCGATGCTTACGAATATCTAATGCGTCACTTTGCGACCGAAAGTGGAAAATCAAAAGGACAGTTTTATACTCCTGCGGAAGTTTCGCGCGTATTGGCAAAGGTCATTGGCATCAACCAAAACAATTCATCACATCAAACAATGGCTTATGACCCGACTTGCGGATCGGGGTCGCTTTTATTGAAAGTGATGAATGAAGCAGGTAAAAACATCGATTTGTACGGGCAGGAAAAGGAAACGACCACTGCCAACTTAGCGCATATGAATATGATTCTGCATGGTGCCGAAACCGCCACCATTGTTGCAGATAATACCTTGAGCCGTCCTTCCTATAAAGAAGAAAACGGATCGCTTAGGAAATTTGATTATGTAGTTGCCAATCCACCATTTTCATTGAAAAACTGGAGAAATAACGTGAATCCAGATAGCGATGAATATAACCGATTCGAATTGGGCATTCCGCCAGAAAAGAATGGCGATTACGCCTTTCTGCTGCACATCTTACAATCCTTGAAAGCGCACGGAAAAGGGGCTGTTGTACTGCCTCATGGTGTATTGTTCCGTGGAAATGCAGAGGGCGAAATCCGTAAGAATATTTTGAAGAAAGGCTATATCAAAGCGATTATTGGTTTGCCTGCCAATCTGTTTTACGGTACGGGCATTCCAGCCTGTATTATTGTGTTGGACAAAGAAAATGCCGAGCACCGCAAAGGACTGTTTATGGTAGATGCCAGCAAAGGCTTTGTGAAAGACGGCAACAAGAATCGCTTACGCGAGCAGGATATCCGCAAGATAACCGATGTGTTCGATGCCTTTGCCGAAGTGCCAAAGTACAGTCGTATGGTATCAATGACCGAAATTGCCGATCCCAAAAACGATTACAACCTCAATATTCCACGCTACATTGACACGCAGGAAGCAGAAGATATTCAGGATTTGAGTGGGCATCTGTTAGGTGGTATTCCACAAAAGGATGTGGAAGGCTTACAGGCCTATTGGGATTTGTTTCCATCACTGAAAGCGGAGCTATTTAGCGAAGCCAGATCCGGTTATTTTGCTTTGAAAGTATCTGCGGAAGACGTAAAAGCGACCATATTCAACCATCCGGAGTTCGTGGCATTCAACCAAGAGATGCACCAAGCTTTTGACCAATGGTTGCAACAGCAACAAACCGAATGGAACACATTAGACAAAGGTTTTCACCTCAAAGATAATATCCACCAAACCACACAATCGCTTTTAAAACATTTTGAAGGCAACGCTTTGGTGAGCCATTATGCGATGTACCAACACCTGATGCAGTATTGGGCAGATACTATGCAAGACGATTTTTACAGCATTGCTTTGGATGGCTGGCAAGCAGGAACCGAATATACCCGCTTGGTGGTGAAAGGCAAAAAAGGAAAAGATGGCAAAGCAGCAATGGATAAAGAGATCGCTGGTTTGGCAGGGATAGAAGGCAGAATGATAACGCCGGAAATGATGATTGCCTATTTCTTTAAAGAACAAGCCGATAGTTTGCAGAATTTAGAAAACCAGTTGAACTCCACGCAGGAAGCCCTTGCAGAAATAGAAGAAGAAAACAGCGGTGAGGAAGGCATTTTCAGTGAGTTGGAAAAAATAAATCTTAAAAATGTAAAGGACTTATATAAAGTTCGTAAGGCAGAAAATGCTTCCAAAGAAGAGTTGAAATACATCAAAAACTATATTGATACGCAGGAAGCTTTGGGTGGCATTACCAAACTGATCAAGATTGCGAAAGAAAATCTGGAAATAAAAGTGGTGGCGCAATATCCTTTACTTACCGAAGCCGAAATAAAAGATATGGTGATTAACTACAAATGGACACCTATATTGCAAAATGCGCTGAACAGCGAACAAGAAAAGCTGAGCCAAAACTTGACGCAACGTATTAAGGAACTGGCAGACCGCTACCAACAGGCTTTACCTGCATTGGAAACCCAAACAGTGGAAGCATCACAAAAAGTATTGGCGCATTTGCAAAAAATGGGATTGGTATGGTAA
- a CDS encoding restriction endonuclease subunit S, with amino-acid sequence MVKENKMVQTEIGLVSEDWVLETFGDCMEGFSSGMTPYRGNKEYYIGDFPWITSGELNYNIIKDTIEKISLLAIKNTNLKIIPKGTFLMAITGLEAEGTRGSCAITGIKATTNQSCMALYPQKNKINTSFLYHYYVAFGNELALKYCQGTKQQSYNALTAKKLPICYPKSLPEQEAIAEALSDADSWIESLEQLIAKKRLIKQGTMQELLSPKEDWEEKKLGEMSIIYTGRKNNQDKIENGVYPFFVRSQTIERINSYSFDGEAILIPGEGNLGSIVHYINGKFDFHQRVYKISDFVNSNGKYLYWYFRMYFGNHAMQNTVKATVDSIRLPTLQEFKIQFPSLTEQSRIATILSDMDAELEALEAQLGKARKVKQGMMQELLTGRVRLV; translated from the coding sequence ATGGTAAAAGAAAATAAGATGGTGCAGACGGAGATTGGTCTGGTTTCTGAAGATTGGGTATTAGAAACTTTCGGCGATTGTATGGAAGGTTTTTCAAGTGGGATGACACCATACAGAGGTAATAAGGAATACTATATAGGCGATTTTCCTTGGATAACAAGCGGGGAGCTTAACTATAATATCATCAAGGATACAATAGAAAAAATTTCCCTATTAGCTATTAAAAATACTAATCTTAAAATAATTCCGAAAGGAACATTTTTGATGGCAATTACTGGGTTGGAAGCTGAGGGCACAAGAGGTAGTTGTGCAATAACTGGTATAAAGGCAACAACTAATCAGTCGTGTATGGCTTTATATCCACAAAAGAATAAAATTAACACGTCTTTTTTATATCATTATTATGTTGCTTTTGGAAATGAGTTAGCATTAAAATATTGCCAAGGAACAAAGCAACAAAGCTATAATGCTTTAACAGCAAAGAAGTTACCTATCTGTTATCCAAAATCCTTACCTGAACAAGAAGCAATAGCCGAAGCCTTGAGTGATGCCGATTCGTGGATAGAAAGCTTAGAACAACTCATCGCCAAAAAACGCCTGATTAAACAAGGTACTATGCAAGAATTGTTGTCGCCAAAAGAGGATTGGGAGGAGAAGAAATTGGGGGAAATGAGTATTATTTACACCGGAAGGAAAAATAACCAAGATAAGATTGAAAATGGTGTTTATCCATTTTTTGTTCGCTCACAAACTATTGAAAGAATTAATTCTTATTCTTTCGATGGAGAAGCAATCTTAATTCCTGGAGAAGGTAATCTTGGGAGTATTGTTCATTATATAAATGGAAAGTTTGATTTCCATCAGCGAGTTTATAAAATTAGTGATTTCGTAAACTCAAATGGTAAGTACCTATACTGGTATTTTAGAATGTACTTTGGAAATCACGCAATGCAAAATACTGTAAAAGCAACTGTTGATTCAATTAGGCTTCCAACATTGCAAGAATTTAAGATACAATTTCCATCTCTCACTGAGCAAAGCCGCATCGCCACGATATTATCGGATATGGATGCAGAGCTGGAAGCTTTGGAAGCGCAACTGGGCAAAGCACGAAAGGTAAAACAAGGAATGATGCAGGAATTGCTGACGGGGAGAGTGCGGTTGGTATGA